A portion of the Saimiri boliviensis isolate mSaiBol1 chromosome 1, mSaiBol1.pri, whole genome shotgun sequence genome contains these proteins:
- the C1H2orf49 gene encoding ashwin isoform X1 codes for MAGDVGGRSCTDSELLLHPELLSQEFLLLTLEQKNIAVETDARINKDSLTDLYVQHAIPLPQRDLPKNRWGKMMEKKREHHEIKNETKRSSAVDGLRKRPLIVFDGSSTSTSIKVKKTENGDNDRLKPPPQNHDLTHRKSPSGSVKSPPLSPVGTTPVKLKRAAPKEEAEAINNLKPPQAKRKIQHVTWP; via the exons ATGGCGGGGGATGTGGGCGGTCGCAGCTGCACGGACTCGGAACTGCTGCTGCACCCCGAGCTGCTGTCCCAGGAGTTCCTTCTCCTCACTCTGGAGCAG AAGAACATAGCTGTTGAAACTGATGCAAGAATAAACAAAGACAGTCTTACCGACCTTTATGTCCAGCATGCAATACCATTGCCTCAGAGGGATTTGCCGAAGAATAGATGGGGGAAaatgatggaaaagaaaagagaacaccATGAGATTAAAAATGAGACTAAAAG GAGTAGCGCTGTAGACGGGTTAAGGAAAAGACCCCTCATTGTATTTGATGGAAGTTCAACAAGTACAAGcataaaagtgaaaaagacagagaatggagATAATGATCGACTCAAGCCTCCACCTCAG AACCATGACTTAACGCATAGGAAAAGTCCTTCAGGCTCTGTGAAGTCGCCACCATTGTCCCCTGTTGGAACTACTCCAGTGAAGTTAAAGCGAGCTGCTCCTAAAGAAGAAGCAGAGGCCATC
- the C1H2orf49 gene encoding ashwin isoform X2 — MAGDVGGRSCTDSELLLHPELLSQEFLLLTLEQKNIAVETDARINKDSLTDLYVQHAIPLPQRDLPKNRWGKMMEKKREHHEIKNETKRSSAVDGLRKRPLIVFDGSSTSTSIKVKKTENGDNDRLKPPPQASFTSNAFRKLSNSSSNVSPLILSSNLPMNNKTEHNNNDTKQNHDLTHRKSPSGSVKSPPLSPVGTTPVKLKRAAPKEEAEAINNLKPPQAKRKIQHVTWP; from the exons ATGGCGGGGGATGTGGGCGGTCGCAGCTGCACGGACTCGGAACTGCTGCTGCACCCCGAGCTGCTGTCCCAGGAGTTCCTTCTCCTCACTCTGGAGCAG AAGAACATAGCTGTTGAAACTGATGCAAGAATAAACAAAGACAGTCTTACCGACCTTTATGTCCAGCATGCAATACCATTGCCTCAGAGGGATTTGCCGAAGAATAGATGGGGGAAaatgatggaaaagaaaagagaacaccATGAGATTAAAAATGAGACTAAAAG GAGTAGCGCTGTAGACGGGTTAAGGAAAAGACCCCTCATTGTATTTGATGGAAGTTCAACAAGTACAAGcataaaagtgaaaaagacagagaatggagATAATGATCGACTCAAGCCTCCACCTCAGGCAAGCTTTACCAGTAATGCCTTTAGAAAGTTATCAAATTCCTCTTCGAATGTTTCACCCCTAATTTTGTCTTCCAATTTGCCTATGAACAATAAAACGGAACACAATAATAATGACACTAAACAGAACCATGACTTAACGCATAGGAAAAGTCCTTCAGGCTCTGTGAAGTCGCCACCATTGTCCCCTGTTGGAACTACTCCAGTGAAGTTAAAGCGAGCTGCTCCTAAAGAAGAAGCAGAGGCCATC